CAACAATGGTGCTTTTCGGTAGCGGTTTTATGGGAATGCTGGTGTCGTTTGTCCGCAGGATTTACCTGGTGGCGAAGCGTGGGATGGACATTGCGATCTCCATCACCGCGCTTATTTTGCTGTCCCCATTATTTTTGTTGGCGGCTATTTTGATCAAATGCACCTCCCGGGGGCCTGTTCTTTACACCCAAACCCGCGTTGGCAAGGAAGGCAGGCTTTTTGAGATTTATAAATTTCGGACGATGCGTGTTGATGCCGAAAAACACACTGGGGCTGTTTGGGCCTCCAAAAACGATTCGCGGCTGATCCCATCGGGTAAGTTCCTTCGTTTGACCAGGATTGACGAGATCCCTCAGTTCTTTAACGTTCTCCGGGGGGAAATGAGTTTTGTCGGCCCCCGCCCTGAGCGTCCGATGTTCGTCGAGAAATTAAGAAAAGAAATTTCGGATTATGAAAAACGCCTGGCCGTGAAGCCGGGGATCACCGGTATGGCGCAGGTTTGGCATAAATACGATGAGACCGTTGCCGATGTTCGCAAAAAGATCAAATATGATATCCTCTACATCAAAAGGTTGTCATTGTGGACGGATTTTGTGATTTTTTTGAGAACGTTCCGCGTGGTTTTGACTGGCCAGGGAGCCAGATAATATATAAAAATGGGCCCATGATGGGCCAAAACACAAAACGGGGGAGAAATGAAAACATTCACAGCTAAAACAATGAACTTCCTGATTCTCTCGGTGTTGTTGCCGGTCGTTTACGGCTGCAATGGGGGAAGCGGCGGCGGGTCTGCCTCTTTAGGCAGTCTTTTTGCCGGTGGCTCTCCTAGCGGCTCGAGCACCGGATCCACCAGCGGATCCGTGGGATCAGGCGGCGGAGATGCCTTGGCGTCAATTCAAAACCCCGAACCGGCGACCATGATGTTGATCGGCGGGGGGGTAGCGGCCATGGCGTATCTGCGCAGCAGAGTTCGTTAAATTTTAATCCTTTTCTACGATTGTCAAATCTTATGGGGGAGATGTTTGTAAAAAAAAGGACGGGCCTTGGCCTGTCCTTTTTTTTGCCAACTCTGGCCTGACGGATGTCTGGAAGTTGATCAAGGGAGCGTGATTGCCGGCAGAAAAAAATGATTATTATTTTGACAGGTTTCCCTCTTGCGTGGTAGTATTACCGTAACTTATTGAAATTACGTTAGTTAAGGTTTCTATTCTTCATGACTCAGAAATCATACAACCCGCAAAAACAGCCTGTCTTCATTTTAAGTTCATCTTTTAACGCGCTCCTGCGTCATCCCCAGATTCTCTTCCCTTTTTCAATTTTGGCATTCATTCAGTTGTTGATTCTTGAGTTAATTTTTTTTGCCCCTCGTTATCCTTTGTCCGGTTTTTTTGCGCCCGTCATTTCCCGGTTGGAGGGAGAGGTTTTCCTGCATTACCCGTTCAATTTCGCCCTTATGGCGAAATGGTCTCAGGCCCTTCAGCCGTTGATATATGTGATCTTTGGGAGTTTTTTTCTCGGGATGATGGTCCTGATCATTGATGAAGTTAATGCCGGCCGCGAGATCGATTTGAAGGCTGTTGTGAAATCTACGGCGAAGGTGTATATCCACCTTTTCTTGGTGACTTTGTTCTCGGCGATTCTGGTGCTGGTTCTTTTTGATTTTTATGGAGGAGGGATGCTTCTGGCCCGTCAGTTTTTGTCATCGGCCAAGGTCCCGGAGATACTCGGAAAGGTTTTGGGAGCGGCCTTGCCTTACTTCAGCATTCTGATCCCGGTTGTGGTCACGACCCTCTTGGCCTTTGTTGTCCCGGCGATCGTTATTGACAGAAAAAAGGTTTTGTCGGCCTGCGTGACGAATTTTCAGATTTTATGGGGGGCATCCGGGTTCGTTTTTTGGATTGTTTTGCTCCCGGTCTTGTTGTATGTCCCGTTCCTGTTATTGCGATCGAGCCGTGACGCCTTTCAAGCGTATTTTATCCCTGAGATCGGGGGGATGGTTGTGGCGGCGAGCATTCTCGTCCTGCTGTTTGTGGAAGCCCTGCAGTACACCGCCATCACGACGTTCTATCTTTTGCAAAAGGGACGGTGATGAAGAAGATTCTCATCGTGTTGGGCAGTATCATGGCGGGGCTTTTTATTGTTCTTTCTCTTGCGGACCGCAGCGATTATAAAGTCGAGAAGCAGTTATGGCGGATTCAAAGACAATTTGACGCCATCGCCGCTGATCCCAAGGTCGTTCCTGCACGGAAATTCGACAGCGTGGCCGGGAAGTACCAAAAGTTGATTCACGCGTATCCTCGTTCGCCCTTGGTCCCGAAGATTTATATTCAGATCGCGAAAATCTATGTTCTGAGGGAAGATTGGCCGTTGGCCCGGGAAAATTTTCAGAAGGCCCTGTCAGCCGCTCCGAAGACCGATACCGGCGGCGAGGCGCTCTTTGGCATAGGCAAGACGTATGAAAAGGAAGGCCGTTGGACGGAAGCCGTTGAAACATACCGGGAAGTCATGCACGGTTTTCCTGAAACGGAGATTGGGCTGAACATCCCGTTGTATATTGCCGAGTATTATCTCCAGCAGGGGAGCGCGCCCGCATATCAGGAGGCTTTGCAGGACGCCGTTGATTTTTATCGGACGATAGCCCGGGACCAGTCCAAGTCTTCCAGGCAATTCGCGGCGCTGGGGAAACTTGTCCTGGCCTATATGGCCTTGGAGCGCTGGCAGGAAGCCGTGGACACGTTGTCCGGGATCCTTTTGGATTATGCCTCGGAAGAACACTTGAGCGTCCAGCGCGCGGGATTGATCGTCAAAGCCATCAATAACGTTTCGATCATGAAGCTGGGGGACTACAATAGGCCGGTCGCGGTTTATGAAAAATTCATGGAGATCAATCCCGAGCATCCCTTGAATCCGGTTCTGCGGGACATGATCAAGGCGCTCAAACAATTGGAGAAGAGAGAGGGACTCGAACAGCCGGTCCCGGGACCATGATGGAAAATACGGGCGAGAAAAATAACGCTTTTGGGGACCAATCCGGCCTTTTTCGGCAGATCAGCGATATTTGCGCGGCGGTCAATGCCGTCAGGAACGGCAAAGAACTGCTGGAGGTGTCCTTGAGCGAAACGCTGGCTCTCTTTGGCGCGCAACGGGGGTCCATATTCATCCTGAAGGAGAATGGAAAGGACCTGATCCTTAAAACGGCCCGCGGCATGGAAGTCAAGGAAAGGGTTGAAATTGTCAAGCGTTTGGGGGAAGGGGTTGTCGGTCAGGTTGCCGTCACCAAAAAGCCCATCGTTGTTGACGACATTGCCAAGGACCAGCGTTTTTCCAATTTTAAGGCGAGAAAGAGTTACCGGACCCCGTCGTTCATCTGCGCGCCGCTGTTGATCAAGGACAAGCTTATTGGGGTCATCAATATTTCCGACAAGGCCTCCGGGCAGAAATTCAGCCCGCAGGAGCTTCAATTGCTGGACTTTCTTTCAAGCCAGATCGCGTTGAACTATCGCCGGATCGAGTTATACCAGAAATTCAAAACGGTCATCAAGGAATCACAGACACTCAAAAATGAGCTGGGGAAATCCAGCCTGGAAACCACGATCCTCAAGCGGCAGGTTGTTTTGCAGGAAAAGCTCGCCAGCATCGGCAAGCTGGCCGGCGGCATCGCCCACGAGTTTAATAATCCGTTGGACGGGGTGTTGCGTTACACGAATCTTTGTCTGGAGCATGTGCGGGAGGATGAGGTCGTTCGGGGATACCTTCTGGAGATCAAGCACGGTTTGAACCGCATGGCCGAGATCGTCCGGAGCCTTTTGGCTTGTTCACGCCAGGTGGAGACCGCCGGCAAGAAAATCGGCCCAAATGAGGCCGCGGAAAACGCTTTGAAGGCCCTGCAAACGGAAATCATTCACAAGGATATTCAGGTTGAGACGCGGCTTCAGGACGGCCTGCCGCAACTGGTGGATTTCGGCCTGGAAAGGGTTTTGCAGAATTTGATCCGGAACGCCATCGACGCCATGAACGATCATGGGCGGATTTTTATCGCCACATCGCGAAAGAGCGGCGAGGTTTTGATCGAAGTGGTCGACACAGGGACCGGTATCTCCCGGGAATCGATGGAGAGGATTTTTGAACCGTTTTATACGACCAAGGATATTGACAAGGGATGCGGCCTGGGGCTCACCATTGTGAGCGAGATCGTCAAGAGCTATAACGGCCAGATCCATGTGGAAAGCGCCGTCAACCAGGGGACGAAATTCGCCGTTACGATCCCCGTGAAATCCAATGAACAATCCTAAAGAGCGCAACAGCAAAATTGACATCCTCGTTGTGGACGACGAGCCCCTGATTCGAGAATCCCTCTATGAGATCCTCCGGATCGACGGTTATCGGGCTTATATGGCCTCAAGCGGGGAGGAGGCGTTGACTCTCTTGGGCCGGCAAAAAATCGACATCGTCCTCACCGACCTGAAACTGCCCAAAATGGACGGGCTGGAACTGTTAACGAAAATCAAAGCCGCGCACCCGGAAACGGAAGTGATCATGATCACCGGCTACGGCACTATCGAAACCGCCGTGGACACCATGAGAAAAGGAGCCTTTGATTATGTGACCAAGCCGGTCAATGACAACGAGATCAAGATCATCATCGACAAGATTGTCGATAAAAAGGCGATAGTCGAGGAGAACAAAAGCCTGCGGCAACTGATCGCCCAGGTCAACCGCAGTTCGCTGTGTGACATGATTGGCTCCAGCGAGAGCATGCAGCGGGTCTACCACGTTATCGATTCGGTGGCCAGTTCCAACGCAACGATTCTGATCAGCGGGGAAAGCGGAACGGGAAAGGGCCTTGTGGCCCGGGCGATCCATAGCCTGGATCAGAATCGTAAAGACAAACCGTTTGTTGAGGTCAGCTGCGGGGCTTTGTCGGAAACCCTGCTGGAAAGCGAACTTTTCGGGCACGTGAAAGGGGCCTTTACCGGCGCCATCAAGGACAAAGAGGGCCGTTTTGAGTTTGCCAGGGGCGGGACCATTTTTTTGGATGAAATCGACGCCTTTTCCCCGAATTTGCAGGTGAAGCTCCTGCGCGTGCTGCAGGACGGGATTATTGAGAGGGTGGGGGACAACGCTCCGCGCAAGGCAGATGTCCGGATCATTGTCGCCACGAACCAGTCGCTTTCGGACCTTGTGTCGAAAGGGAAATTCCGTGGGGACTTGTATTATCGCATCAATGTCATTTCGATTCAGCTGCCGGCCCTGCGGGAGCGGAAGGAAGATATAGACGTTCTTGTCCGGCATTTTCTCGAGAGGTATAGCCGCGATAATAAAAAGAAAATCACGGGGATCGCCGAGGATGTCCGTAAGGTTTTTTTGGAATACCATTGGCCCGGGAACGTCCGCGAGCTTGAAAACGCCATTGAAGGCGCGGTGATCATGGTCAAGACCGGGATAATCAATCGCTGGGATATCCCGAATTTCGGGAAGTTTGAGTCAGCTCCGGCGGTGACCTCGGCCAACCCGGATGGATGGCCGCTGAAGAAGGTCATGGAGCAGCCGGAAAAGGACTTGATCCTGACAGTCCTTAAAGATTGCCATTGGAACCGCAATAAGGCCGCTGAGGCCCTCGGGATTAACCGGACAACGCTTTATAACAAGATGAAAAAATACGAAATTTCTTTTCATAAACCCGGCCGTTAAGGCGGGCAGGGTGGAGCCGAATATGACCCCGAAACAATTGGTTGAGGAATTGATCGAGAAGGACAAATGGGCCGAATTTTTGAGGCGGTTCATCGATGTCTTGAAGATCAATCTTTTTGTCGTGGATCATGAGGGGAAGATGCTTGTGCCGCCGTATCGCAACGGGGACCGGCGCAAATTTCAGAACGACCTCCTGGTGGAATCGTTTGGCTTCGATTTTTCAGGAAAGGGGAAGGAATTTTTTCAGAAATTCGACAAGCAGGGACCCTATTGGGAGGCCTCCAGCCCGTTTGACATGCGGATTTACGCCGTTCCTGTCTCTGTCGAGGGAAAGACGTTCGCCTACACTTTGGTGGGTCCCGTGATCCTGAACCGGCGGCTTGAGGCCGCCGAATATGTGGCCCTGGCCCAGCAGCAAAAAGTCAGCCCGGAGCCGCTGGTGGACGCCATGAATGAGGTTCGCGTTGTCTCTTTTGTTACGATGAAGGCAATTTTGGACCTTTTGTCCGAAGTCATCAAGGATGTGGTCGAGTTGAGTTTGGAACGGCGCAAACTGCATGAGACGCGCTTCAACCGTGAGATTCTTCCTAAGGAAATTACCGATGCGGCCCAGGAAATGTATAAATCCATCCATGAGGACGAGCTCCTGGTGACCATCCTGGATGTGGCGTTGAATTTGACCCGCGCTGAGTGCGGCTCCATCATGCTCCTGGACGAAAAGACAGGGGAGCTGGCGATCAAGGTTTCGCGCGGCCTTGGCAAAGGTGCTTGCGGCGCCCGCGTCAAGATGGGGGAAGGGGTGGCCGGTGTCGCTGCGCAGGAAAACACGCCATTTTTGATCTCGGGTGTCCAGGGGGACAACCGTATCAAGCATCTTCTCAAGAGACCGGAAATCAAGACGGCTGTCGTCATGCCGTTGACCACGCAAGACCGCGTTTTTGGCGTTTTGAATCTGCATGCCAAGAGTGAGGATAACAGCATTGAAGCCGGCATGGAAAGCCTCCAGAATTTCGGCCGCCTGGTTACCGCCGCTATGAACAGTTTTTAGCGACTCGCAGTTCCCGCCTGTTTTTCGTTACAAATCCGTAAAAAAACAAAAAAATTACGCCGTAGAGAGCAATATAATGTATATTATTTATGAGCAGGTGCTAATTATTAATGGGTGGTTATTATGAGCATATGCTCATAATATCGTGCGGGTATATCGCGAGTTGGTCTTGAGGGAGACGGCATGGGGCAAGGACGACCGAAGAAGGTCAGGTACATTCAAAATATGCCGCAGGTGCTTCAAT
The sequence above is a segment of the Candidatus Omnitrophota bacterium genome. Coding sequences within it:
- a CDS encoding PocR ligand-binding domain-containing protein encodes the protein MTPKQLVEELIEKDKWAEFLRRFIDVLKINLFVVDHEGKMLVPPYRNGDRRKFQNDLLVESFGFDFSGKGKEFFQKFDKQGPYWEASSPFDMRIYAVPVSVEGKTFAYTLVGPVILNRRLEAAEYVALAQQQKVSPEPLVDAMNEVRVVSFVTMKAILDLLSEVIKDVVELSLERRKLHETRFNREILPKEITDAAQEMYKSIHEDELLVTILDVALNLTRAECGSIMLLDEKTGELAIKVSRGLGKGACGARVKMGEGVAGVAAQENTPFLISGVQGDNRIKHLLKRPEIKTAVVMPLTTQDRVFGVLNLHAKSEDNSIEAGMESLQNFGRLVTAAMNSF
- a CDS encoding PEP-CTERM sorting domain-containing protein produces the protein MKTFTAKTMNFLILSVLLPVVYGCNGGSGGGSASLGSLFAGGSPSGSSTGSTSGSVGSGGGDALASIQNPEPATMMLIGGGVAAMAYLRSRVR
- a CDS encoding ATP-binding protein; protein product: MMENTGEKNNAFGDQSGLFRQISDICAAVNAVRNGKELLEVSLSETLALFGAQRGSIFILKENGKDLILKTARGMEVKERVEIVKRLGEGVVGQVAVTKKPIVVDDIAKDQRFSNFKARKSYRTPSFICAPLLIKDKLIGVINISDKASGQKFSPQELQLLDFLSSQIALNYRRIELYQKFKTVIKESQTLKNELGKSSLETTILKRQVVLQEKLASIGKLAGGIAHEFNNPLDGVLRYTNLCLEHVREDEVVRGYLLEIKHGLNRMAEIVRSLLACSRQVETAGKKIGPNEAAENALKALQTEIIHKDIQVETRLQDGLPQLVDFGLERVLQNLIRNAIDAMNDHGRIFIATSRKSGEVLIEVVDTGTGISRESMERIFEPFYTTKDIDKGCGLGLTIVSEIVKSYNGQIHVESAVNQGTKFAVTIPVKSNEQS
- a CDS encoding exopolysaccharide biosynthesis polyprenyl glycosylphosphotransferase is translated as MSHALLDPAFASKQAGVGLESASLEPGSSNDWNAKPRGRAPEPSTMVLFGSGFMGMLVSFVRRIYLVAKRGMDIAISITALILLSPLFLLAAILIKCTSRGPVLYTQTRVGKEGRLFEIYKFRTMRVDAEKHTGAVWASKNDSRLIPSGKFLRLTRIDEIPQFFNVLRGEMSFVGPRPERPMFVEKLRKEISDYEKRLAVKPGITGMAQVWHKYDETVADVRKKIKYDILYIKRLSLWTDFVIFLRTFRVVLTGQGAR
- a CDS encoding tetratricopeptide repeat protein, encoding MKKILIVLGSIMAGLFIVLSLADRSDYKVEKQLWRIQRQFDAIAADPKVVPARKFDSVAGKYQKLIHAYPRSPLVPKIYIQIAKIYVLREDWPLARENFQKALSAAPKTDTGGEALFGIGKTYEKEGRWTEAVETYREVMHGFPETEIGLNIPLYIAEYYLQQGSAPAYQEALQDAVDFYRTIARDQSKSSRQFAALGKLVLAYMALERWQEAVDTLSGILLDYASEEHLSVQRAGLIVKAINNVSIMKLGDYNRPVAVYEKFMEINPEHPLNPVLRDMIKALKQLEKREGLEQPVPGP
- a CDS encoding sigma-54 dependent transcriptional regulator → MNNPKERNSKIDILVVDDEPLIRESLYEILRIDGYRAYMASSGEEALTLLGRQKIDIVLTDLKLPKMDGLELLTKIKAAHPETEVIMITGYGTIETAVDTMRKGAFDYVTKPVNDNEIKIIIDKIVDKKAIVEENKSLRQLIAQVNRSSLCDMIGSSESMQRVYHVIDSVASSNATILISGESGTGKGLVARAIHSLDQNRKDKPFVEVSCGALSETLLESELFGHVKGAFTGAIKDKEGRFEFARGGTIFLDEIDAFSPNLQVKLLRVLQDGIIERVGDNAPRKADVRIIVATNQSLSDLVSKGKFRGDLYYRINVISIQLPALRERKEDIDVLVRHFLERYSRDNKKKITGIAEDVRKVFLEYHWPGNVRELENAIEGAVIMVKTGIINRWDIPNFGKFESAPAVTSANPDGWPLKKVMEQPEKDLILTVLKDCHWNRNKAAEALGINRTTLYNKMKKYEISFHKPGR